ACCAGCGCGACCGCGCCGGCGTAGCCGTTCGCCGGTTCGTCGACGATGGCCAGCGTGCCGTTGCCCTCGGCAACCGGGCGCGCGGCACCGGTGCGCAGCACGGCCACGTCGCACGGCGCGGCGGCGCCCGGCTCGACAACGGCCAGCCTGCGCTCTCCCACCGGCTTGCCATGCAGGCCGCGCAGGCTCTGCCACAGCGGATGCCCGCTGCCGACGCACACGTTCAGTGGCCGCGCGCCCGCGTTCGCCGGCCACACCGTGAACTGCGCGATGTTGT
Above is a window of Pseudoduganella dura DNA encoding:
- a CDS encoding YfiR family protein — protein: MRSERAIPALLALSLCITAVPASHAQTNDGALKAAYIYNIAQFTVWPANAGARPLNVCVGSGHPLWQSLRGLHGKPVGERRLAVVEPGAAAPCDVAVLRTGAARPVAEGNGTLAIVDEPANGYAGAVALVEEAQQLRFDIDTKEAARAGLRFSSRLLRLARNVQ